GCAATCATCATCGGAATGAAGAAAGGACTGACCCGCTTCGGGCCTTTTTCGAGCAGCAGGTTGTGGTTATCTTCCCATGTGCCCAGGCCGCCGATTCCAGAGCCGACAGATACGCCGATCCGTTCTGCATCGATATCTTCACCGATTGTAAGTCCGCTGTCCTTCAGCGCATCTTCACCGGCAGCAACCGCGAATTGTACGAACCGGTCCATCTTGCGGGCTTCCTTGCGGCCGAAGCGTGCTTCCGCATCGAAATCCTTGACCGAGGAAGCGATTCGTGTTGGATATTCGCTAACATCAAAAGCTTCAACCAGGGATACACCGGACTTGCCGCTCATGAGGCTATCCCAGAACGTCTCAAGATCCTTACCCAGCGAAGTCATTACACCCATGCCAGTTACAACTACTCTATGATTCAAACATAATCACCCCGTCTATAGGCTGTGTACCTCTACAATTAGTAAACGCAAACATGCCAGATGTCTATATAAACTGCAGTCGCCGCAAGATTAATTAATCTGCGGTTCTGTTATTATCTTCATCAAGATGCTCATGCACCACTTCGCGGACGCTTGGCTTAAAGAACCGTAAAATGAGGAGAAGTCCCGCCCTGGCAGGAACGGGACCCTCAATCATATGACTCTAGGTATGAGATTGTATGTACTTCACAACTTCACCCACGGTCGTAATTCTCTCTGCATCTTCATCAGAGATTTCCATGTCGAATTCATCTTCCAATTCCATTACCAATTCTACTACATCAAGAGAATCAGCACCTAAATCATCTTTGAAAGACGCTTCTAATGTTACCTCTGCTTCATCGGCACCTAAGCGGTCGATGACAATGCGTGTTACACGCTCCAATACATCGGACATCCGGTTCACCTCCTCTTTTGGTATTATACGAGATATGAAGTCAAAATACCATAGAGCATAAAAAACGCTGCCCTGGCCGCCTCTGTCCATCTTCCCCCGTAATGATCTGATGCCCTGCGAAGCCTTACATGTACATTCCGCCATCCACATGAAGCGTCTGGCCTGTCATATAGGCTGCCCCTTCCGAAGCCAGGAATACCGCCGCATTCGCAATGTCCTCCGCCCGCCCAAGCTCTCCCAAGGGAATCCCCTTGATCAGCTCGCTGCGAACCTCATCGGACAACTCGCGGGTCATGTCGGTATCAATGAAGCCGGGCGCGATGCAGTTCACGGTGATTCCACGTGATGACAGCTCGCGGGCCGCAGACTTCGTCATGCCGATTACACCCGCCTTAGCAGCGGTATAGTTCACCTGTCCGGGATTTCCCGTCACACCTACGACCGAGGAAATATTGATGATCCGGCCATAACGCTGCTTCATCATCGGGCGGGTTACTGCCTTCAGGCAGTTGAAGACGCCCTTCAGATTCGTCTCGATGACCTGATCGAATTCTTCCTCTTTCATACGCATGATCAGATTATCCCGGGTAATGCCCGCATTATTCACCAGGATATCGATTTTGCCCCAGGCCTGGATAACCTCCTTGACCAGGTTCTCGGCGTCACTGCTGCGGCCGACATTCCCCTGCAGAGCGATTCCTTCCGAGCCCAGCTCATGAATACGGGCCACGGTCTCTTCGGCTGCCTGAAGACTGCCGGAATAGTTCACCGCGACCTTCACGCCATGAGCAGCGAGTGCCAAGGCTATGCTGCGGCCGATCCCCCGGGACCCTCCGGTTACAAGGGCGGTCTGACCTTTTAGTGCTGCAAACATGCTATGTTGTCCCCCTTCGATAATCATGCGGCTGCGGCCAGGCCCAAGCTGCTTACCAGCCAGCCTGCACGCTCTCCAGACTGTTGATATTTACAACCTTGACATTCCTGTCAATTTTGCGGATCAGGCCAGCCAGCACACTGCCGGAGCCGATCTCTACAAAAGTATCTACTCCTGCGCCGATAAGCCATTCCACGCTATCCTGCCAGAGTACCGGAGAATACACCTGTTCTACCAGCAGCTTGCGGATTTCTTCCGGGTCTGTCACCGGAGCAGCAGTCACATTGACCACTACCGGCATAGCGGGAGCCTTAAAGGTTACCTTGTCGAGCTCAGCGGCCAGCCGCTCAGCCGCACCCTTCATTAATGAGGAGTGGAACGGCCCGCTAACCTCCAGCGGAATTGCCCGTTTGCCCCCGGCTTCCTTCACACGCCGGACCACCTCACCGACACCGGCTACGGTACCGGAGACCACAATCTGTCCCGGACAATTGACATTCGCCAGTTCAACGGGAGTACCCGCCGCCGTAATACTGCGGCATAATTCCGTAAGCCCTTCGCGGTCTGCTCCAAGCACAGCTGCCATAGCCCCTTGTCCTCCGGGAACAGCTTCTTCCATGAATTGTCCGCGCAGGCGGACCAGCCTTACAGCATCTTCATAGGACAGCACGCCGGCTGCCACAAGAGCGCTATACTCGCCAAGACTGTGGCCTGCCACATAATCCGGCATAACCTTAAGACCGCTTAATGCTTCCAGATAAGCCACACTGGCTGTAACCAGTGCCGGCTGCGTGTTCACCGTCTGCTTAAGCTCGCTGTCCGGCCCTTCAAATACAAGCCCGCTCAGCGGAAACCCAAGCACCTCGTCACCCTTTTCAAAGACCGCACGGCTCTGAGGCAATGCTTCATATACATCCTTACCCATACCGACTGCCTGTGCACCCTGACCGGGAAAGACAAATGCGATTTTGCTCATGAGGTATACAGCTCCTTCCCTTTAACTGCAGCCAACCCGGATATTCTCCGGATCAAGCTGCTGCGCGTTGCTATTATTAATGCCCCGATACTTACCAGATCAGCACAGAAGCACCCCAGGTAAGTCCGCCGCCGAAGCCGACCATAAGCACAGCATCGCCTGCCTTCATCCGGCCTTCCTCGGCTGCTTCTACAAGAGCCAGCGGAATGGAGGCTGCGGAGGTATTCGCGTATTTATCAACGTTGACTACAACCTTCTCCGGCGGCAGATCCAAACGCTGCATAGCGGATTGAATAATCCGGATGTTGGCCTGATGCGGCACGAACAAGTCGATATTCTCCTTAGACAATCCCGCCTTGGTAAGCACACGCTCCGTAGCCGATCCCATAACTCGTACTGCGAACTTGAAAACCTCGCGGCCATTCATATAGATGAAGTGCTTCTTGTCTTCTACGGTCTGCTGGGAAGCCGGGAGACGCGAGCCGCCGGCTTCAAGATTAAGCAGGCTACCGCCAGAGCCTTCCGCCCCAAGATCGAAGGACTGGAAGCCGCGTCCTTCCGGAACCTCGCCGACGATAACCGCACCTGCGCCGTCACCAAACAGCACGCAGGTGTTGCGGTCAGTATAGTCTGTAATACGCGACAGCGTATCTGCGCCAATCACCAGCGCATTGTTATACATTCCATTCTGGATAAAGCCAGTAGCTGTAGCCAGGCTGTAGACGAACCCTGAGCAGGCTGCCGACAGGTCAAAGGCGGCTGCGTTCTTGGCCCCCAGCTTGTCCTGAAGAATGCAGGCTGTGGAAGGGAAGGCACTGTCAGGTGTAACTGTAGCGACAATGATCAGATCCAGCTCCTCGGCCTTCATGCCTGCGGATTCGAGTGCCTTCAGGGCCGCTTCATAGGCCAGATCGGAGGTAGCCTGTTCCGGGGCTGCAATATGCCGTTCCCGGATTCCTGTGCGGCTGACGATCCATTCATCATTCGTTTCAACGATCTTCTCCAGATCGCTGTTGGTTAATACTCTCTCAGGTACATATTTACCAGTCCCAATAATTCCAACCGGACGTAATTGTCTCATGTCTTCACTCACTTCCCGCTAATTTCCTTCGATATACTAGGCACCAGCTCAGCCTTCAGGGCAATCCGTGCCTGTCTTACCGCATTCTTCACCGCATTGCCGTCTGACGAACCATGCCCCTTGACTACCAGGCCGCTAAGACCGAGCAGCGGCGCCCCGCCGTGTTCCTTATAATCCATCTTGCCCTTCAGCCCTCTAAGCTCAGGCATCAGGATCGCCGCCCCCAGCTTAGTCTTCAGCGATTTGCTGAATTGCTCCTTCAGCAGGGAGAACATCGCACCGGCCGTTCCCTCCAGCGTCTTCAGAAGTATATTACCGGCGAAGCCGTCACAGACCAGCACATCACAGCTTCCGGTGAGCACATCCCGCGCTTCCACATTGCCGACAAAATGAATGCCCGGCAACGCCTCCAGGAGCGGATAGGCTTCCTTGGTCAATTCGTTTCCCTTGCCCGGCTCAGTCCCGACGTTGAGCAGGCCTACCCGGGGCTTCGCAATGCCATGCACTTTATTGCGGTAAATGCTGCCGATCTGGGCATACTGTGCCAGATGCTGCGGTTTGGCATCCATATTCGCGCCAAGATCCAGGGCCAGCACACCGACATCATCCAGCGTTGGAATCATCGGAGCCAGCGCCGGCCGTTCGATTCCTTCCATTCTTCCGACTACCAGAAGTCCTGTAGTCATGAGCGCTCCGGTATTGCCGGAGGAGATCATGGCATCGGCTTCTCCCTCGCGGACCATCCGTCCGGCTACGACCATGGATGAGTCTTTTTTACGGCGGACCGCCTTCACCGGCTCTTCATCCGAACCGATCACATCCCCCGCATGACGAACCGTAACATTGGAAGGCTTACTCTTCAGCAGCGGTTCAAGCCGCGCTTCATCACCGACAAGTACGATCTCTATGTCACTCCATTCTGCAGCCGCTGCCAGCGCGCCTTCCACATTACATTCAGGAGCATTATCCCCGCCCATGGCATCAATGGCGATCCGCACTCCGGTTTCCCCCTTCGCTGTACTCTTCAGTTGCTGAACGATACACTATAAAATGGCCTTGAAATACCAGCTCTTCTCCGACATATGTAAATACATCCACTTCAGCCTTGCCGTTCCGGCCCGCAAGTGAGCGCACCTGCGCCTTGGCAATGCATTTCTCGCCCAGCCGGACCATGCGCACAAACCGGAGGTCGGCCGAAGCCGTTAAGGCAATCTCATCATTAATTATAGCTACTGCCAGCGAATTCGCCTGTCCGAACACGTAATGGCCCCGGGCAATCCCGTTACGGGAGAACACATGCTCATCGCGGATCTCGAAGATCGATATCCCGCTCTTGTCCAGCTGCAGATCCACAATATCACCGACCACTTCATCGGCCGGCAGGGAACGCACCTGATCATAGGAATGCTCCGCCATCTGCTTCATCCGCTCACGCAGCTCCGGAATCCCCAGCTCCAGCCGGTCCAGCCGGATCGTCTGGATACTCACCTTCAGCTGGCGGGTTAATTCCCGGTCAGTTACAAACGGGTTCCCTTCAATTATAGCCAGCAGCTGCTGCTGACGTTCCTTCTTGGACATCCGCTCGATAGCGGCTCACCTCCCGGTACAGGACTGATGTGCAGCTCACCGGCCCGCAAGAGTGGCCGCTGTATTTATGATTCACTGTTATTCCTTACCATTTAGAACCAGGTACTAATATGTAGTATAAAGCATGCCGGCGCAAAAATAAAGCTTTGGCTTGAAAAGCGCCTGAAAACCCGTGCAGTGCAAGGCACGGCAGCTCAGTACCAGCTTCTACTCAACAAGTCATCCTAACAGATGACTAAGATTCACTGCGTGCGGACACAATGTATGCTGTTTTTCGCATACATTCGGGCCATATGCCTGGGTGCGGGCACAATGTATGTTGTTTTTCACATACATTCGGGCCATGCGCCTGGGTTCGGGCAGAATGTATGCTGTTTTTCGCATACAATCGGGCCGTATGCCTGGGTGCGGGCACAATGTATGCTGTTTTTCACATATATTCGGAGCATATGCCCGCTGTAACCAGCCGATTGCATTCATAAACTCTTATTTTCACATAAAAATAGCACTTCACCGGCAGATGAAGTGCTACTCTTATATTCAAACTATTGTTTGATGATTTCTCTTGCTTTGTATGTTCCGCAAACTTTACATACGTGGTGAGCAAGTTTCAGCTCTCCGCATTGTTCGCATTTCACCATACCTGGAACAACCAGTTTAAAGTGAGTACGACGCTTGTCACGGCGAGTCTTGGACGTTCTGCGTTGTGGTACTGCCATTGTTAGACACCTCCTGATTTTGTTGTAACCCAATTCACTTGGGATTTGTTCTTAGTCGTCTTGCTTGGTAAAGAATCCTTTCAACGCAGCGAGTCTAGGATCGATCACTGTGTTGTCGCAACTGCAGGTGCCTTCGTTCAAGTTCTGTCCGCATTTCTGACAAAGACCAAGACAGTCTGCCTTGCACAATACCGAATCCGGTAAGTGCAGTACGAAATTTTCTTCCACATACGGGATAAGATCCACAATCTCATCTGTGATGTAAATGAGTTCCTCATCTTCATCTTCCGGAAGAATTGGCTGCTTAAGCCACTTGAAGGTCTCAGCGAAAGGAATGTTCAGCTTACTCTTGACCTCACCGAGACAACGTGAACATAACATGTCCACTTCTCCGTTCAGTGTTCCCACCACGTTCACACTATCGGTTCCCGCGGGCAGCGCTTTAAGGTCTACTGAGAGTGGTGCAACAGCAAGTATATCCTTGCGCCCTGTGACAATCCCGCTGACATCCACAACTTCGTGGAGGACCAGAGGCTCGTCGGCATTCGCTAATTTGCGAAAGTGAATGTTCATCGTTATCACTCCAAACAAACAAAATTTATTATACCTATTATTCCCTGACTTTGTCAACCACTTTCCCTTTATATTGTTTCAGGGAGCGTGACAATTTATGATATACAATATAGATTCCAGAATGGGGCGTGAAGCAACTGTGGCAGCTGTAGGTATTATAGCCGAATATAACCCTTTACATAACGGGCATGTCCATCATTTCACCGAGGCAAAAAGAATCTCGGGAGCGGACCGCTCCATTGTCATTATGAGCGGACCGTTCACCCAGCGCGGCGAGCCGGCGGCGGTCAGCAAGCGCGCCCGCACTGAGATGGCGCTGCATATGGGCGCCGATCTGGTTATTGAACTGCCGGTGGCGTACGCCGTCCAGCCGGCGGAATGGTTCGCCTTCGGAGCGGTCTCGCTGCTGGAGGCGACCGGTGTCGTCGGCAGCCTGTGCTTCGGCTCCGAAGCAGGCTCTTTGGGCGTACTGCTGCCTCTGGCCGGCTTCCTGGCCGAAGAGAGCAGTGCGCTTAAGGAGGAGATCCGCGCCCGCCTCTCCGGGGGCGCGGGATTCCCGGCCGCCTACAGCGCTGCTGCGGCGGCGGCCTGGGGGGCCTCTTTCATGGGAGAGGAGAAACCGGAAGATGCCGAAGATATATTACGGCAGCCCAACAACAGCCTCGGCCTGCACTACCTGATCGCGCTAAGGCGGCTGGGCAGCGCGATCAAGCCCTTAACCGTGCCGCGTACCGGCGCGGGCTTCCACGACCCGCTGGAGAGCGGGTCGGCCATTGCCAGTGCAACAGCCATCCGCAGGCTGCTGCAGGAGGGCGGATCACCGGCAGCTTACATGCCGGAGTATGCCCTGTCCATCCTGGAGCGTGAGCGTGCCGCAGGCCGGGGACCGGTACGGCTGGAAGACTTCGCGGGCCCGCTGCGCCATGTACTCTCTACCCGCTCTGCTGCGGAGCTGCACACGCTGCAGGATATGAACGAGGGCCTGGAGAACCGGCTGCTCAGCAGCCTGCACCAGCTGGACAAGTTCACCGTCGGCGGACTGCTGCAGGAGCTTAAGAGCAGACGGTATACACTCACCAGGCTTCAGCGTCTGCTGCTTCACACCTTGCTGAATCACAGCAAAGCAGAGATGTCCCCCTCCGTTCTCTCTCAGGGTCCCGGCTACATAAGGGTTCTCGGCTTCCGCGAGAGCGGCCGGGAGCTGCTGAAGCAGATGAAGCTGACAGCGGTGCTTCCGGTGATTACAAGCCCTGCCCGCTACACCCATCCCATGCTGGAGCGGGACCTCCAGGCGGCGGCTGTGTTCGCCGGGGCTTATGCCGACCCGATGCGCAGCGATCTGTACAGTGATTATCTTGAGCCGCCGGTCAGGATTTGATGACCGGCAGCTCCTCCATGTATTTCAGAGCATCGGATAGTGTTGAGACAGGAACCAGCTTCATGTCCGTGCCGATTTGCTCCGCCTTTGCCTTGGCCTCATCATAGTTTTTAAGCGGAACGAAGAAAATCTCCGCGCCCTTACGGTCGGCCGCTACAATCTTATGCTTCACACCGCCGATCAGCCCCACGTTCCCCTCCGCATCTATCGTACCCGTGCCTGCTACCTTCCGGCCCTTGGTGAGATCCCCCGGCGTAAGCCGGTTGTAGATTTCCATGGTGAACATCAGTCCGGCAGAGGGCCCGCCTACGTTAGTATCCACGAAACTGACGGCTTTACCTTTCTCCTTAGGCTCCACCTTTTGAACCGCACCAATAACGACTCCGAAGCCCGGCCGGGCAGCCGCAGCTTCTTTATCCTTGACCCCCACCAGCTTGACCTGCTCTTTAATCTCTTTGCCGTCACGCTGGAGCAATACATCCACGGTATCCCCGATCTGGTGAACCGACAGCAATTTGGACAGCGCGGCCGGATCGGCGGCCTTTTGCCCGCCTACACTGATGATTTTGTCCCCCGGCTGGAACCGGTCCTGATTGGCAGCTTCGGGTACAGAGAACACGTACAGATAATCCACGACATCCTCATAGGGTACACCTGCCGCATGATAAGCTGCCTGCACAGCATAGGATTGTGAACTATTCATATAGAACACCTGTTCCGCAGCATATTCCTGCTCAGTCTTATCTTGCAGGCGTGTTTCCTTCAACACTACCTCGGCATTCGAGTTGAACACAGAGGCGATTAGAAGAGCCACATTCGCATAGCTTGCCGAAACCGTGGTCATCATGAAGGTTCCCTGCTCCTGCGGATCGGCATTCTCCACCTTGATCATCGGTGCCACCTCCGAGGCGCTTCCCGGCTGATATACAATATAAGGCGTGTTCATGAAGACGACAACATAGAGAATGACCACGAATGAAAATAGATAGGCTGAAGCGCGAATGCCTACCCGGCGTTTATACTGCCTCAAGTCTCTTCCCCTTCTTTCCTGCGGATGATGCCCCGGCACTTAGAATGTCGTACCTTAGCCTTGAGCTTCACTCCGGCTGTGTGGCATGATGGTTGTCTCCCCTGCATAAATTGGTAACAAGATCTGCCCATGTCCTAAGCTATGAAGAGGGGATAACTCTAATGATAAACTTTAGATCCAGACGCTTTCTGTCGGATTCAGCTCCATTTATACCCGGGGCTTCAGCCATTCTGCTCGCTGCAGCGATTATTATTGCACCTGAAGCCTCGTTCAAGGCTTCACTTACGGGCCTTAAGCTCTGGTGGACCCTGGTTTTTCCTGCGCTGCTGCCCTTCCTGATCCTCTCAGAGATGCTAAGCGCATCCGGCTTCGTGCATGGTATCGGCGTTCTGCTTGAACCGCTGATGAAGCGGTGCTTCAGACTTCCCGGGGCGGTCGGCTGGACGCTGGTGCTCGGTCTAACCGCAGGCTTCCCGGCAGGAGCCGGAGGAGTGATGCAACTGCACAAGCAAGGGGACATTACAGACAAGGAGGCTGGAAGACTGGCGGCTGTTGTACATTATGCCAGCCCGGTCACTCTGCTTATTGTAGTAGGAACAGCCTTCCTGCACAGTCCAGCAGCCGGCTATGCCCTGCTTGCCATTCACTGGCTGTCAGGGGTAGCCGCAGGAATTCTGTCCGCTTGCTTCAATGGCCCCCGCAAGATGACGTCACCTATTTCGCAAGAAAGTGGTCCCAGCCATACCGGAAGCCGCTCCAGCGCCAAAAAAGCATCCTTACCCGGGCGTATCCATCAGGCAGCAGCAGATGCCCGTTCAAGGGACGGACGGGGCTTCGGTAAGGTGCTAGGTGAATCCGTATCCTCCGCCGTACAGAGCCTAATGATTGTAGGCGGCTATATGATCATGTTCGCGGTTGTCATAAGTATTGTTACCCGGTTATTCCCTCAGCTGCCGGTTATGGTTACAGGAAGCATGCTTGAGATTCATCTCGGAGCCCGGGCAATGACTTCAGCCACAGCAGGTCCCGAAGGCTTCGTCGTAGGCGGTCTTCTTGGCCCGGCACTGCTGTCCGCCGGACTGGCCTGGAGCGGCATCTGCGCCCAGCTCCAGGCACTGACAGTGCTGAAGGCAGCCAATGTCCGCTTCCTCCCGTTCACCGCAGTCAGGCTGCTGCATGGACTATTTGCCTTTGCGTTCACAATCCTGCTGTGGACACCGATGCTCCATATTCAGTCTGCAGTGCTGCCGGTTCTTGCCGGTTCTCCCCCAGCTGCTCTGCCGCAAGCGGGCCTTTCGCTGAACATATGGACTCTGACCCCACAGATTCTGGGACTTCAGATCCTGGTTGTTACGCTGCTGCTACTGCTGTCTGCTGCCGTAAAGCTGTTTACTTCAAACCGCCGTCCATCCGGCTGAACTTCAGCTTCATCGCCTGCTCCACCTCAGGAGTTACAAAATCCGAGACCTTCCCGCCGAAGTGGGCAATCTCCTTGACCACACTGGAGCTAAGATAGGAGTATCTCGGATTGGTCATCATAAATATAGTTTCTGCTTCAGGGTCAAGGTTATGATTAATGGAAGCATTCTGAAGCTCATATTCGAAATCGGTAACAGTCCGGATTCCCCGGACAATGACCTGGGCGTCCTTTTGCCTCACATAGTTAACCAGGAGATCACGGAAGCTGTCCACCTCAACATTCGGAATATCCGCTGTCGCCTGACGCAGAAGCTCTGTCCGTTCCTCGACCGAGAATAACGGATTCTTGCTCAGATTATTCAGCACCGCAACGATCAGCCTATCGAACTGCTTGGCGGCCCGGTGAATAATATCCATGTGTCCCAGCGTAACCGGATCGAAGGTTCCAGGATAGATGGCGACACGTTCTTTTCTAATTTGCAGACTCATCATTAACCTCCTTGCCGCTTGCGGCAGCCTCTGGAACAGCAGCTTCATACCGGTAGATAGAGATCGTAACCTCTCCATAGACGGATTGCTTCGTTCTCACGAACCCGGGTATCTCCTCCGGATAGGCATATCCCGATTCATGCTCCAGCACGATCACTGCATCAGGGTTCAGCAGCAGCTTGTCCGCCAGCGTAACCATCAGCTCGTCTCCATGCTTCATCCGGTAAGGCGGGTCCAGAAAAACAAGATCAAAGATTCTCCCGCGCTTTTGAAGTGCCCCAAGTGCTCTTCCCGCATCATTGCGGTAGACCTCAGCCTGCGCCTCCAGCCGAGACGCCTTCAGATTAGCGCGCACCGTGTCAATCGCCTTCTGCTCCATGTCCACAAATACCGCAGCTTCCATCCCTCTGCTCAGAGCTTCGATCCCCAGGCCTCCGGTACCTGCATACAGATCAAGCACCGTACCTCCTTCAAAATAAGGCCCGATCATACTGAATAACGCTTCCTTCACTTTATCGGTAGTAGGCCGTGTGCCATTGCCTGGAACACTTTTAAGCGGCCTGCCTTTTGCACTTCCCGATATGACTCTCACCGATCATTCACCTGCTTTTTAGCTTTATGTCTCTACATTACTATGCCATTACAGGGCATAAGTCCAAGCCTATAGTACCACAATTATTCCATGAAATAAAAAGATTGTCCGACTTTGTCACAATGAGGAGCAGAAGAATATTCACATGCAAATGTATAAAACTCCTGTAACCGGGACATCCTGTAACTATCGACATCACAAAATGTCGTAGACAACCGCGGAGCAGGCTTACGTTTCCCCATAAGCTCTTCGTCCGGTTTCTCCTCTCCCATGAAAGAGGCTCCCGAAAGGGAGCCTCGATTTTTATTTCACGCCAAAAAGCCCCCGCCTTGAAATCAAGATGCGGGGGCATGCTGTGTATACTTATATAATCCGCTTCAGCTTGGCTTCCTGCTCAATGGAGCGTGCTGAGAGAAGTTCGATAATTCTGTGCTGATTCTCCAAAAGAGACTCCACGTTGATGAGCCGTTCGTTTGTTTCCAGCACAGCACGTTTAATTTGTTCCTGATCTTGTTTCATGTTCTGCTGCTCTGTCTCTATTCGATCCAAACGCTCGTTGACGGTGACTAATTCCTCCTTTACTGAAACTAACTCTTCCCGAATAACGGACCGCAATAATTGTAC
The window above is part of the Paenibacillus sp. FSL H8-0048 genome. Proteins encoded here:
- the rsmD gene encoding 16S rRNA (guanine(966)-N(2))-methyltransferase RsmD, encoding MRVISGSAKGRPLKSVPGNGTRPTTDKVKEALFSMIGPYFEGGTVLDLYAGTGGLGIEALSRGMEAAVFVDMEQKAIDTVRANLKASRLEAQAEVYRNDAGRALGALQKRGRIFDLVFLDPPYRMKHGDELMVTLADKLLLNPDAVIVLEHESGYAYPEEIPGFVRTKQSVYGEVTISIYRYEAAVPEAAASGKEVNDESAN
- the coaD gene encoding pantetheine-phosphate adenylyltransferase, translated to MSLQIRKERVAIYPGTFDPVTLGHMDIIHRAAKQFDRLIVAVLNNLSKNPLFSVEERTELLRQATADIPNVEVDSFRDLLVNYVRQKDAQVIVRGIRTVTDFEYELQNASINHNLDPEAETIFMMTNPRYSYLSSSVVKEIAHFGGKVSDFVTPEVEQAMKLKFSRMDGGLK